TGTCACCGCGAATGGCATCGGGCCAGCCAGCGTGATCCTGGATCCGGCAATCACGTTGCATACGCCATCGCAGCTCTGGCTGTCCACCGGCATCCGTGCGATCGACCATGCGGTGGAATCGGTCTGCTCGGTCGATGCGCAAGCCATGACGGACGCCACCTGCCTGCACGGACTGGCACTACTGGTCGCCGCCTTGCGCCGACACCGCGAAGATCCGGCGGACCATGCGGCACGCCTGGACTGCCAGCTTGGTGTCTGGCTTTGCGCCAGCGGCGTCAACCGCGTACGCTACGGCGCCAGCCATGGGATCGGGCACGTGCTGGGCGGCGCCCTCGGCGTTCCGCACGGCATCACCTCGTGCGTGCTGCTGCCGGCGGTGATGCGCTACAACCTCGGGGTGACGGCGCCGGCGCAACGGGCCGTGGCGCGCGCGCTGGGACATGAGGGAGCCGACGCGGCTGGACTGGTGTCCGCGCTGATCCATGACCTGGGCTTGCCGACGCGGCTGCGGGAACTCGACATCGGGCCAGCGCAGTTCGAAACCCTGGCACAGCTGGCGCTGGAGAACCAATGGGTGCGCGCCAACCCGCGTCGCATCGACCGCGCCCAGCAGGTGGTCGATATTTTGCAGTCGGCCTGGTGAGGCGACAATATCGCACGCGTGAAGTTTCGTAATCGCTGGTCTTCCGCACCTTGTGTGACGAAGGTGCGCTGCGCGGAGGTGTTGACGAACGTAGGCGATTCCATGCGTGCGCACCCATCGACCGAGATTGTCGCCATGGGCCGGTGGGTTACCTACTGCGAGACGGTCGAAATCGCGCCGCTAGCAGCCACGCAAGTCATGGCAGCGCCTGAGCGATCAGCCACGCGCCACGCGGCTGGCGCTGTACGAGCGGGCAATGGGTGCTACACAGGGGCGGCACGATGAAAAGTATCGCTTGTTCAGGCATCCGTGCGAACGATGCGCTACCGTAGGCCCGGCGCGTGACCTGATACCTTATTGGTTGGAGGACGCTGCCAAGATCCAGCGTCTATGTAAAGTTACTTTTGCCTGTCCCCGCAAATGCATGCGTACGAGGGTGTAGGCGGCCATGCTCAGGACAACATCTGGTCGACTCGCTTCAGTCCACGCACCATCACCTGACGCATGCGTCTGACTGTCTTGACCCAGCCAAAGCCTTGTTCGATCAGCTTGCTGTCGGCTATCGTTAAGCATGATCTTGACTGCATCGGCTCGACGTGTGCGTCAGCAGTGCTCACCATGGCGCTCGTCGTCGCGGTCGCTGCCATCATTGCGAACAAAGCTCTTGCGCCTGCCCAAGCTCGGATCAGCGAACCGTCCACGCAAAAGTGCTCGCCCGACAGCCAGTTCTGGGGCGAAAACCGGATGCTGTAGGGCACCTGCAGCAACATCGCCTTTGGAACTTTCTCCGGCGCGATGCTCGGACGACCGCCCTTGATGTCAGCCTCATACATCCTCCAGAACGAGGCCGGTTCATCTTCGCTAAGGCCTGATTGACCATGGTGCGGATCGAGCGCAGCGGGAGGTTCTTTGTAACGAAATCGTCCAGCCGTCGCATGATGAACAGGCGTTCGGTAAAGGTGTATGAGGCGCGCCTGCGATGTGGGAATTTGATTCGTGTCGAATTCTCAGATCATGCTTCGACATGTCCATACGCTGACTTGTGGTCGAGGTACTTCAGCAGCTAGGGCTCTTTTGCGCTGCTCTCGAGCAGCGCCTCAGTCAGCATCGTGATCAGCGGCTCCGTCATCGGCTGCATCGCAGGGTTGCCACTGATCACTGACACCTCCACCGTTGGCAGAGATGGCCAATGCGTCGATGGGGAAAGGATGCGCATGCCTTCCTGTACAAACGACTTGCCGAGCACTGTCACACCCAACCCTCCGAGTACGGCTGCTTGGACTCCGCCAAGACTGCTAGCGGTGCAGGCGGCCACCCAGTCGCGCTGCACGTCCCTGAGAACGTCCGTCATGATCTCGCGGTAGGCGCATGGCGGCCGCATCATGACAAGCCGGGCTGGGCGGCGAGGGTCGGGGCGGTGATCGACGGCCGCCAGCCAGACCAGAGGTTCTCGCCAAATCACGCGTCCACGGGCCGTGGCTCCTCCATTCCTCGCCTTGGCGATCACCACATCGAGCAAGCCGGACTCGTATTCTGTCAGCAAGCCTTGGGTCGAGCTTGTGCTTAGTTCGATCTGCACATCGGGATATTGCTGACGGAAGCGGGAAAGCAACGACGGCAGTTGCGTCCGCACAAGGTTCTCGGAAATGCCCAACCGAAAAAGGGCAGGTTTGGGCGCTTCCCGTACCTCTTGCAAAAATGAGTTGTAGTGACCAAGCAAACGCTTTGCCGCAACGAGAATCCGCTCTCCGTCGCGCGTAAGGACCAGGGAGCGGCTGGAGCGCTCGAAGACGCGTAACCCTAGTGCGTCTTCGAGTCGCAATAGCTTCTGACTGACCGCAGACTGCGAGCGACCGATGATGCCCGCAGCAGCGGTGAAACTCCCGGCCTCGGCGACCGCCACGAATGCTCTCAGCAGATCAGGTTCGACATCATGCATAGTGCATCAAGCAGTTTAACGAATGGATGCAAGAAACATTATTCGTT
The genomic region above belongs to Cupriavidus oxalaticus and contains:
- a CDS encoding iron-containing alcohol dehydrogenase; this translates as MMPVGTYRYLPLERVHFGRPAAQVLAEEASQRGATRVFVVSSRTLNRTTSAVSGATAGLRDKLVGLFDACVEHVPRDAVMALAGAMREARPDLVVTIGGGTAIDTVKVALACLAQDVRTAAAMDAIRVRVDAAGQPQVPQIPAPPCRQIAVPTTLSAAEFSDLAGCTDSLSGSKHHVTANGIGPASVILDPAITLHTPSQLWLSTGIRAIDHAVESVCSVDAQAMTDATCLHGLALLVAALRRHREDPADHAARLDCQLGVWLCASGVNRVRYGASHGIGHVLGGALGVPHGITSCVLLPAVMRYNLGVTAPAQRAVARALGHEGADAAGLVSALIHDLGLPTRLRELDIGPAQFETLAQLALENQWVRANPRRIDRAQQVVDILQSAW
- a CDS encoding LysR family transcriptional regulator, producing the protein MHDVEPDLLRAFVAVAEAGSFTAAAGIIGRSQSAVSQKLLRLEDALGLRVFERSSRSLVLTRDGERILVAAKRLLGHYNSFLQEVREAPKPALFRLGISENLVRTQLPSLLSRFRQQYPDVQIELSTSSTQGLLTEYESGLLDVVIAKARNGGATARGRVIWREPLVWLAAVDHRPDPRRPARLVMMRPPCAYREIMTDVLRDVQRDWVAACTASSLGGVQAAVLGGLGVTVLGKSFVQEGMRILSPSTHWPSLPTVEVSVISGNPAMQPMTEPLITMLTEALLESSAKEP